In Segatella copri, the DNA window TTTAAATTTGTATGATCGTCAACATAAGGAGTCTGGTCGCTATAACAGCTCGCTGTTGTATTCTCGGTGGTTCCCAATTTACCACCTGGATACCATTCGTCGGCAGTGAAATTGCCAACATTTTGTCCTACGTAGTTGGCATCTGTCTCCACGATTTCAATGTCCTTGTCATCGGAGCAACTTACGGATGTGAGTGCCATGGTCAATGCCATAGACATCCATGCATAATTCTTTTTCATAATGTATTTTTGTAATGTACTTTGTAAACGTGACAATACGTAGCCCTCCTTTTTCTTTGCTGGAATCAGGAGAGGCTACGTTTTGTATTATATTCTTATTTTCCTAAGATATGGAATGGCTTATTTTGAAGCACGAATCTTACGGAACCAAGCACCTGCCTTGTTCAACTCCTCATCGAGATTGTTGATCTTGTCGATGCAAGTCTTCACACGTGTGTAGGCTGCCTCGCTATTGATAGTGCCATTCTTGTATGCTTTTTCGATAGCTGCGATATCGGCAACGAATGAACTGCTGTTCTTGGCAGTCTCCAATGCTGCGATAGCCTCGTTGAGAGCTGTGTTGATGTCGTTGTAGCCACTGTAGTTGTACTTCTTCATGATGTTCATCATAGAGTTGGTTACAGGAGTTGTGGCTGTAACGTCACGAGTGCCATAGAGAGAATTCTTGATAGAATAGATGTTGTCCTGGTAGTCGATGTAAGAGCGCTTGCTGTAAGGAGACTCGATGTAGTCTCTTGACTCCTTCTCGCCATCTTCTGTAGTGCCACCCTGACCAGATGCTACACGGAAAGCCTGACCCAATTTCTGAGTGTAAACCTCTTGGCAGATGTTAGAGCAACCAGCTACGCATGCATTCTCCAAAGTCTCCTGCCATGTCTGGAACCAACCATCCTGGGTAGCACCCTTGAGCAACCAAGCACCATAACCGATACCAGCAGAGCAGAGTCCATTCTTACCACCAGTGTGAGTTTTTTCTTCCTCGTTGTTATCTGCTACGTTCAATACCCACTTGCAGTTGCTGTTAATCCAAGAGTAATCAGTGTTGTCTTGTGTCCAACCATAGTGGAGCAAAGTTGTCATGTTGTAGATGTCGCCAGAAACAGCGTCAGCGAATGCAAGTTCGTCGATACCGGCAACTGTTGTCATGCCAGCCTCTGTGTCGTTAGCAGCGAAGTCGGCTGCTGTACGAGCGGCACCATTGCGGAAGAGTACGAACTCAAGTCCGTGGAAACCCAATACAGAGTCGAATTTGCCATTGTTTGTGAAAACATATTGAGAACCTTGACCCTTGATGCCTGACATAACGTTAGCATCAGTCAAAGCC includes these proteins:
- a CDS encoding imelysin family protein; translated protein: MKKTFKNVMMLVATMTLSLGFASCSDDNDGPSTGNDIVPSAELSAVANTYVNDVVYPTYQALRDNCKTLHEACAKLYTNAKAGNLTNADVEAACEAFKNARLQWERSEAFLYGAATDHEIDPHIDSWPLDHDQLVQALTDANVMSGIKGQGSQYVFTNNGKFDSVLGFHGLEFVLFRNGAARTAADFAANDTEAGMTTVAGIDELAFADAVSGDIYNMTTLLHYGWTQDNTDYSWINSNCKWVLNVADNNEEEKTHTGGKNGLCSAGIGYGAWLLKGATQDGWFQTWQETLENACVAGCSNICQEVYTQKLGQAFRVASGQGGTTEDGEKESRDYIESPYSKRSYIDYQDNIYSIKNSLYGTRDVTATTPVTNSMMNIMKKYNYSGYNDINTALNEAIAALETAKNSSSFVADIAAIEKAYKNGTINSEAAYTRVKTCIDKINNLDEELNKAGAWFRKIRASK